The following is a genomic window from Candidatus Goldiibacteriota bacterium.
AAACAGTTAATTTTTTCATAATAAACCCCTTTCAAAAATTTTATTAATACCTTTTGAATGCCGGCAAAATTTTAAAAAATTATAACACCCGCGCCATCATCTTTCAACTTTTTTTACCTGCCTTATCCTCATCCTTAATTCACTACGGTATTATTGCCAGCCTTCCCTTTCTTGACCTGCCATCAGAGTCAGTGGCCACGTAAATATAAATCCCGGCGGCAATGCGGCCGGCTTTGCGGCTTTTATTTATTTCCCACAGGTATGTGCCGTCATTGGAATCTGTTTTTGTGCTGAAAACAAGCCCACCTGTTATGTCATAAATAAATAATTTTGCGTTTAACGGCAGCCCCGTAAACATTATTTTATTACATCCCATGGCTGCCATGCAGTTTGACGGCTGTGCCTTTATTTCTTCGGCGGGATTATAAATATATTCATGCGTGGGGGTTATGCTGGCGGTTGCCGTTGCCATGCAGGTTATTGTAATTGTGGGTGTGGCAGTCGCGCTAAACACGGGCGTATTTGTCACCGTTACCGTGGGTGTGCGTGAAAGCGAAATATTATTCCAGTCAGCAAGCGCCCTGTACTTGTGCGCGTCAGCAACCGGCTGATTCTGATATTCCATGCTTCCCCACATTCCCCACCGGCTGAAATCCCCGCAGTCTACAAAATGGCAGAAAAGCCCCACTCCGGCCGCGTCAAGTTTATCAAGATAATCAGTGTAAACACCGTAAATACGCGGATCCCTATTTACAGCTATAAAGGTATCGGTAAGCGCCGTGCTTTCGCTGCGTACCATATGCTGCCCGCCTTCATAACACACCAGCTCCACTCCGTGCTCATCAGCCACGGCCTTGTGCCCTGCCACCATTCCGCCCGGCGCGTTCATTGCGTCTATATCCTGAAGGCACAGAGTAATTACCTGATCCACGGTCGCGGTGTCAGTAAGGCTTCCCATTCCCGTCGGCGCAAAATACGGCGCAATAGCTATCGCGTCCGCGCTGTAGCCGTCGGGATTTATAAGCGGGTTTGTCATCGCGTCTTCCAGCATGAATTGAATGGGATAAGGGTCAGCTTCTGTACCCGACCCCCACCCGGCCTGCGATGCAAGCACTTTTACAAACCGCGTATCGTTTCCAAATTCCCGCGTGAAAATGCGCCATATATCGCACGCCCTCTTGCAGTGATAAGCCCACCTGTATCCAAAAAAACTTGGAAACCCAAGAAGCTCACCCTGGTCTTCACAATAGTTTGTCTGTCCAAACTGCCAGTTCCATGTTTCATTTGAATATTCCAGATATACCCTTAGATTTGAATTCAGGTTGTCCCTGATAAGCCGCGCCAATTGGGTAATATAGTCATCCGTTGCCATGTGCGGTACGCATAACCACGGCGGAATGTTAAGCTTATTGGCTAATTCTATCATCACTTCATACGGGACGCCTCTGCGTGTATATGAATAATCCCCGGTATGCGGCCTGTCCGCCCAATTGGCAAGACTTGAATCATTTGTCGCGCCCCAATCCATAAACCTTAACGCCTTAAACATGCTTATCCTGGATGTGAATTCAGGATGAAACTTTTCTGTCTGATAAACAGATTCATAGCCCGGCATTATAAGGCGCATATTGCGCAGATTATCCCCGGCCTGCGACTGTGATATGTCCATCCAGGCGTTTCCGTCGCCCAAAACGCTGACGGTAAAAGTACCGCCCCCGTTTACGGTAAATGAACCGCTCATATTTCCGTTAAAGCTTACCGTGCCCGTGCCTTCACATATAAACGTATAATTTCCCGTGGGCAGGTGAGAAATAGCCCAAACCGTACGCACAGCCTGAGGTATAGCCGGCCCCGCGCCGTCGGGATCAAAAGGCACCTGAGATGGATATAAATTTGAATCCAAAGGGATTGACGCGCCATAGCCCGTGTCCCAGCCGTCAGAATAATCCGCGTTAAAGGTGAACCATTCGCGCGATATTTTCATTATGTCCACAAAAGGCCACTCTGTTGTCCAGTCAGAAACCCCGTTTAAACCCATGCCTATTGTCATTTGCCCGGCAGTAAAAGCCGATGATGCCCATAAAATACAGATTACAGTTAACAAGAATTTACGCATTATATTTCCCCTTATAATGTTTTAAAAAACGCCCCCCGGCGGTAATAAAAAAAAGCATTTAAAGCTATAATTTATTATCACTTATAATAACAAATATAAATATTAAATCAACCGCATTAAAAAACTGTCAGAGACAGACAGCCGCTAGTTGACAGTGTCGTGTTATTCTTTTTCTGATATTCCCCCCAATTTAAAATTTCAATATTTTCTATTAACCTTAATTCATGGTCCCTGGTATTATTTAAAGATATTCAGTATTTGTTTCAACTCATCAAGGGTGTTGCTTCTTTCCTCTACCATTTCTTTTGAAAATATTTTTTGATATTTTGTTTTATCTGTTTTTTCATCATCAAGCAGAAAATTACGGAATAACCTCTTACATTCCGGCGTTGACGGCGGTATATTTGCCTGATTTAGTATTCTTAAAAATAACGCTTCTATACATGGCTTGGGCATAATTAATTGAAGTTTTTTCTTTCTAACTTTTAATTCTGTACCTTCTTCTTCAAAAGGCCGGTCCGGGTCCAAAACCACATAAGAAAAATCATAATCTGCCGGATTCAGTTTTATGGTTCTATGAATAATACAGTCCGGCGAGCCGCCGTGCGCATTTTCTATTTTTACGGACTTTAATGATCCCCTGTCTATATACAGCCCCTTTAAATAACTTAAAAAAGCATATTCCGTATTTCCCTCTCCTACAAGTAAAACAGTGGTTTTTACAGTTCTTTGCACAGAATGATGCAGCGTCATAGTTGCCTATATGTTTGGGACTGCGCCATATGCGCCTGACATATATTTGGCATAAAGGTTATCGTCACGCCTTATCCCTTTTATAGAATCAAGCCTGTACAGGCTGCTTTTACAATTTTTATCTTTTTCAACAAGTATAACCTGTTCTTTTTCAAGCCTGTTAAGAATATCCATGGAATGGGACGAGAATAAAAGCTGGCTGTTTTTCGGATTTGTTTCCGGATTAATAAACAGGTCTATTATCTTTGGTATTGCATGAGGATGAAGGTCCAGCTCAATTTCATCAATCGCGGCAATCCCTCCTATTTCCAGCGCTTTAAATATCGAACCCATAAGCACATACATGTTTTTTGTACCGTTTGATTCAAGCAAAAAAGGCAGTTTATAATTCACATTACCGCTTTCATGTACGCCCATAGGAAACGGAAGCGTATACAACTCACCCGTTGAATTGTTGCGTTCCTGAATCTTTTCAATTTCAACATTTACCAAACCAACATCAATTTCCTTTAAAAATCCGACAACTTTTTTGAACAACGCCCTGTCTTTATCATATTTTTGTGTTGCCGGTTTTAAATCCGTATCAGAAACAGAACGGTTTGTAAATTTACCCAGCCTTATCACATTGGTTATCATATTATCCCAGTATTTGGATATCTCAATTAGCAATTTGTTGTTTATCGCCGAGCCTGCAGACATCAGGGAAACATTCTTCCGCAGGATGTTCAGGATTACATCAGGATTTAAACCCAGTTCCGGTTTATGTTTAAAATCAAATTTTTTACTGTCGGCATTCCATGCCCTGATAAATAAATAGTTGTAATGATTTGTATCATTCAGGTACTGCAGTTCCTCATTGAAAATCTGATTCTGGTTTAAACGAACAATATATTTATATATTGTTTTATTACATTCAAATATAGTTTCAAATTCTGTCGGAATTTCTCTTTCATCAGTAAATCTAAACGGGTCGACAGGTATGCTGTTTTCTTCTTCCGCGGCAACTATAAAGGAATCTCTGATAAGCCACCGTATAAAAGCAAGGGCTTTTAACACACTTGTTTTACCGGAAGCATTGGCTCCGGCAAGCATTAGAATTTTGCTTAATTTTTCGTTATTTGCAGTTGAACAAATCATATTGTTATTCAGATC
Proteins encoded in this region:
- a CDS encoding RloB domain-containing protein, which encodes MQRTVKTTVLLVGEGNTEYAFLSYLKGLYIDRGSLKSVKIENAHGGSPDCIIHRTIKLNPADYDFSYVVLDPDRPFEEEGTELKVRKKKLQLIMPKPCIEALFLRILNQANIPPSTPECKRLFRNFLLDDEKTDKTKYQKIFSKEMVEERSNTLDELKQILNIFK
- a CDS encoding ATP-binding protein; this translates as MIHSFSFKNFCSFAERADIHFDNQRKDLNNNMICSTANNEKLSKILMLAGANASGKTSVLKALAFIRWLIRDSFIVAAEEENSIPVDPFRFTDEREIPTEFETIFECNKTIYKYIVRLNQNQIFNEELQYLNDTNHYNYLFIRAWNADSKKFDFKHKPELGLNPDVILNILRKNVSLMSAGSAINNKLLIEISKYWDNMITNVIRLGKFTNRSVSDTDLKPATQKYDKDRALFKKVVGFLKEIDVGLVNVEIEKIQERNNSTGELYTLPFPMGVHESGNVNYKLPFLLESNGTKNMYVLMGSIFKALEIGGIAAIDEIELDLHPHAIPKIIDLFINPETNPKNSQLLFSSHSMDILNRLEKEQVILVEKDKNCKSSLYRLDSIKGIRRDDNLYAKYMSGAYGAVPNI